In Pseudomonas oryzihabitans, the DNA window TGTAGTTTCCATCAAGCTAGCCAAGAAACAGGCTGATGGCTCATTCCGGGACATTGGTATACGAATCGAGTATGGGGTATGGCCGGGCGCCAGAAGCTTTTCCGCCAATTCGAGTTATGCAAAATCAGCCATCCAAGGGGATGGGTTGCTCGAATTACAGATGCATTGATTATCGCGAACAGTCCGACTATGACGTAACCCAAAAGCTAGGCCCCCGCAAAGGGGCCGATTTTCAGTTCTGAATCACTTTCGCTATAGTTGCTCGCGACACGCCATATCGCTTTGCAAGGGCGCTAATGCTCAGCCCGCTACCTGCCCCTAGGGCTACCTGAGAACGTTGCTCCTGGGAGAGTCTGGGAGGTCTGCCGAGCTGCTTCCCCGCTTCCCTAGCCCGGGTTAGCCCCGCCTGGGTCCGCTCTATTAAAAGATCCCTCTCCATCTCCGCGACTGCTGCAAGCATAGAGATCAATAGCTTGCCTGCTGGAGACGTCAGGTCCGAAGCACCCAGCTGATGCACCAGCACGCGAATTCTCCTGCTCTCCAGCAGGCGGACAGTTTGCAGCACGTCTACAGCGTCACGGCCTAGGCGATCTAGTTTTGAAACAAGAAGTGTTTCGCCATCCCTTATCTTCCCGAGCATTTCCCTGAAGCCAGGGCGCTGCGTTGCGCAGGTCTTCCCACTAACAGTATCTGTGAACCAGAAGTCCAGCGCATAGCCCGACTGCTCTAGCTCAAGCCTTTGGTTCTCAGAGGTCTGTGCCGCAGTCGAGACCCGTCCATATCCGAAGATCGCCATCGTCTTATCGCCCTATATGAGGTGCCGGGAAACGGTGCCACGCTAGGACGCCGTGCCAACAAAGCCAAGGCTAAATTCCTGACAGACCTGGCCGATAGGTGGGATGGATGCCAGAAAACGGTCGTATAACGACATGCCAGGCAAGATCTTTTATTCAGCGCAAGGGGACTGCACAGTGGCTAAGCTCACACATCTCGCGACGATCTCGACTGAGTTCGGGATAGATCCAGACATGCTTGAAGATTTGGGTGTTATAGATGTTCAGTTAACGACTGATACCAATCTTTTTATTGATCCCTTGCTTTTGCCAGAGAGTTCACATCAAGAGATAAATATCGGGGCAGCCACGTCGTATGAGCAACGATTTGAGTGGATTATCAAGCTGCTAATGGCTTCAGAAGCGCCTGGTGATCTTGCTTGGCGTAAAGTTGAGAAGCTCTTTAAGTTTAGCGAGATTTCATGGACCTGCTTAGGATATGGTTCTTCTGTAAATGGGTCAGGGTTTGGTCCAGCTCTAAGCGCATCTGCTTTAGATACCGCTCGCCAGATTGTCAAATTAGGCGTGACCGATATTGATTTCTTTATGGGCTTGTCGTTGTTCGAGGAAGGTATAGGGCCTGACAGAATAAGCGATATGACCACTAATATAATATTAAAAGATTTGGTTGCTTTTACGGATCGTGTCAATAAAGCGCTTTGCTTGCCGGTTAAGGAGTTTTCCTTGCCAGTTGATGGTGAGCGACGTCAGTTGCCGGTAAATCCCTATACAGGCGGCGCACTAATCCTAGTCCCCAGAGATATTGTTCGGACTCTTCCAGTCGCTGCGGACTGGAGCGATGTTGCACGTGTGGCGCGTGAGAACGATGAGCTGAGAGAACGAGTTAGTGGCCATATTGGGAAAGTTTGGTCCACGATGACAAAAAAACAGAAGGCACAACTAAAAGATTCTGCCTTGAGAAGCAAGGATTCTTTCGAGTCGCTGCTGGAGTTAATAAAGTTCGTTCCTGGTGAGCCTTATGATTTTTCAAAAGATAATCAGGGTGAAGTGTTCTGGGCGAGAATAATAAATAAAATTGCCTCTGAATACCCTATGTCGTTTTCGGTTAAAAAGAAAACGCTAGATCGGGATGATATAATTCGTATAGTGGATGAAATTATTCTTCAGTTCAAAGAGTTGGTGGAAAACAAAGGGCTTTGGAAGGAGCTTTGGACTGATGAGAAGACGCCGAGGAGAGAAAAAGCGTCTCAAAGACTTTTGTTTGCTATAGCTTATTCTTACTGTAAGGCGAATAATTTAGATATTACTCCTGAAGCAGATTCTGGTAATGGGCCGGTAGATTTTAAGTTCTCTACTGGCTTTGATCTGCGTATCGTCGTAGAGGTAAAGCTCTCAACCAATGGAAAACTAGCTCATGGTTACGAAAAGCAGCTAGGGATCTACAAGAGAGCTGACGACACTGAGCTTGGCGCATTTATAGTTATTGATGTCGGGGGGCTTGGTCAGAAGTATGAGGTGGTTCAGCGGCTTAGAAGAGAAGCCTCAGAAAGAGGCGAGTCAACTTCTCATATTTACTATGTTGACGGTAATATAAGGGATTCGGCCAGCAAAAGGGTTTAGGTTGTGCTGGCAGATGCCCCATTGCTGGGGCATCTTGCTTATACGTTTTTCCCTTTGCGTCTCAATGCGTCTGTTAGCGCATCTATGCCTGCCTCGCAATTGAAGCTAGCGATGGTAGGCAGGTCAAAGGATAGTTTTTCAACGTATTTGCTTGCGTTGCTTGTTTGGCTGTCCTTCGTATATCGAGTTTCGGTGATTGTTTCACCTCTTTGATGTCCCGCTAGTTCGCTTCTAATTCTTGAAGGGGCTTGAAGCTCTTCAAGCATTGTCAAAAATGTATGGCGGAAAGAGTGATAGCTCTTTTTCCCATCTCTTTTTATTCCAAGCCTCTTGCCGAGAAAGCGTTCATTGAACCAGCTGCCTGCTGCTTTTCCGTAGCCTTTGATTGGATCTCTTTTTAGTTCCGGAAAGAGTCGTGTTTGTCCCGCTTGCTCAAGTCTGGTCTTGTAGTCGATAAGCCCTAAATCGACAAGCTTCGTGTGTATAGGGATATTTCGTATTGAGTTTTCATTTTTGAGTTTTTTATCAGTCTCTCGGTCAGTGGCTAGCTCTTCGTTGTTTTCATTTATACTTAAAAGGTATTTTCCTTTTTCGTATTCAATAATGTCTGCCAGATCAAGTTGCGCTAGTTCATTTATCCTTGCGCCAGTATATAGGGCGAGCAAAGGAAGCCAATAATAAAATGGTTGAAATTGGTGGTATCTGCCGTGTTTGTTCTTGGAGCCAGATCCGTGTTTAAACCAATCGGCTGAAAATATCAGATCCAAATCTTCTTTTTCTAAAAGCGCTCGCTGGTCTTGGGTTCTTTCGAGTGTTTTCGATCTACCAATAATTCTTGATGCCGGATTGGCGATCATGAATCTTTCCGAAACTGCCCAGGTAAAAAACTCGCTTATCTTATTGATATATAATCTGACTTTCTTTTCGCTTGCACGAATTTCACTAGAGTCTTTTGTCAGTTCAATAATCTTCAACAGACTGTTGGTTTTGTATTTTCTGGTGGCGAGATAGTTGTTTTCTGGTGTTTGCCTAAGTAGTGCTTCGTATTTTCTTATGGTGGTTCTATCTATTTCGCCGAGGTAAGGGTCCTCTGTTAGCTCGATAAATGTCTTGCACATCGAATCCATTTTATTTTGTTGTGAAATTTTCCAGTCTGCTCTTTTTTGTTCAATAAATAATTTTACTATTTCTGATGCTTTTCTGCTGGCGTGTCGAGGGTTGCAAAAATCACTCGATTCGACTTTTTTACTCAAGGCAGCGCTATGGGTGCTGTGGTCTTCTGCCTTATTTGTATGGTTGATTTTCTCGACATTAGAATTCGGTAATAAATGTGGGAATAGTCGTAAGGCGTGAATTTTCAATATCAAGAGTGACTTCGCGTTTATTGTTATCCCTTTTTGTTCTGGAAAGAATGCCGCTCTTCCTTTATTGGGGATCTTGAAGGCATGTTCTTCGTATTCACCGTGTTCTAGGAGGTGAATGACTGTGTGGTTGGTATTGAACGGTTTTAATGGTCCGGTATATAGTGTGTGGCTACCAAATGCACGTGCGCTATCTAATACTATAGATCCGTCTTCTCTATCAAGTTGGGTGTGGTCGTCTATGGTAATCCCATAAATACTACTTGCTAGCAAGGTGGCAGGGATGTTGTTGTTAATCATCTCTCTGAGAATTCTATCTACAGGAATGTTTGCTGTTTGACTAAGTTCAAGCAGGCTGATAAGTCCCCGAGAAGAAAGAAATTCGATGTCAGACAACTGAGTTAATCTCCAGTCCTTGATGAAGTTTTCCCAATAGCATTCCAGGAACGCGGCAAAGTGTCTCGCGCTGCTGAGCCGATTAGTTTTAGAGGATAGATGAATTTCTTTCTGACCAAGATGGCCAGCATAGATAGAAGGCACCGCGACACGGAGGACGTAGATTCCGCTCGGGCGGCGGTAAAGCCGGAAGGATTTTGCCATGGCTAACGCGAGACCTGTGTAGGACAGCCACGCGAAAAAAGCCACTTGAGGTAGAAACCCGTTTGAAAACAACGAGTTATCTGAGAGTTGGAGCGGGCGAAGGGAATCGAACCCTCGTCATGAGCTTGGGAAGCTCAGGTAATGCCATTATACGACGCCCGCGTGGGGTGCCTTTGTACCAGAAGCCTGCGTCCGGGTGAAGAGGCGGGAGCCGTCTGGTCGTTTCGTGGTCCAACGAACAGGACCGCACGCTGCGGTGATCGGGGGCTCTGTCCCCCACAGGAGGAGGGCGCGCATGTCTCGTAACCAGGGCACCTACCAGGGGGTTATTCCCCCCTACATTCTTGGCCGCATCATCGATCATGGCGACGAACACCAGCGTTCCTGCGCCCTGACCACTCTGAGTCATGTGCAGAGTCTGCTGCACAATCCCGGTCGGCCCGGGGTACGCCAGGCACCGGTCGGAGCCTTGCCTCGGACCGACGACGCCAGTCCGCAACGCAGCATCTTCGATGCCGGCAATGCCATGCAGCTGCCCGGGCGCCTGGTACGCCAGGAAGGGCAGGCGCCCGTCAGCGACGTGGCGGTGGACGAAGCCTACGATCACCTGGGCGCTACCTTCACCTTCTTCAATGAGGTGTTCGGTCGCAACTCCATCGACGGCCAGGGCCTGCCGCTGGCCGGTACCGTCCACTATGGCCAGGAATACCAGAACGCCTTCTGGAACGGCGAGCAGATGGTGTTCGGCGATGGCGATGGCGAGATCTTCAACAGATTCACCATCGCCCTGGATGTCATCGCCCACGAACTGGCGCATGGAGTGACCGAGAGCGAAGCGGGCCTGGTGTACTTCAACCAGTCCGGCGCGCTCAACGAGTCGGTATCCGACGTCTTCGGCATCCTGGTCAAGCAGTACCAGCTCAAGCAGACCGCCGCCGAGGCGGACTGGATCATCGGCGCCGGGCTGCTCACCGACCGCATCAAGGGCAAAGGCCTCAGATCCATGGCCGAGCCGGGTACGGCGTACGACGACCCGACCCTGGGCAAGGATCCGCAACCCGGCCATATGCGCGACTACATCGAGACCCGTGAAGACAACGGCGGCGTTCACCTCAACTCCGGCATTCCCAACCGCGCCTTCTACCTTGCGGCCGTGGCCTTGGGTGGCTATGCCTGGGAAAAGGCCGGGCCCATCTGGTACGACACCCTGTGTGACAGTCGCCTGGCCAACGATGCGGACTTCGCCGCCTTCGCCCGGCTGACGGTTTCCAACGCCGGCCGCCGTTTTGGCGCCGAGTCGGCGGAGGTGGCCGCTGTCCAGGAGGCCTGGGCCGGCGTGGGCGTTACCCTTATCTAGAGGAGCATGGCGATGCGCGAACTTCCCCCGCTCGGCAAGGACACCGTGGTGCGGCTCTCGCGGCAGGGAGGCTTCGCGCCCCTGCATGCGTTGAGCAAGCCACGGGAGATCGAATTCGGCCAGTACGACAGCACCCAGCGTGGGCGCATCTGCTCGGTGCTGGAGCGCTGCCTGCCGGAATCCGGCGAACCGACCCAGGTCGGCCGTGGCGATCAGCGCTACTTCAAGGTGGAGCTGCGTTTTAGACCGCAGCCCGCCGAGCAGGAAGGCGAACTGACCCTGCTGATCCCCGAGGACCGGGCGCCCAGTGAGCTGGTACGCCTCTGGGACAAGGGGTTGGTGGAGTGAGCCCTAGGGCACCGACCAGGCCTCACCGGGTGCCAGCGTCCTGAACGCCTCATCCGCCAGGCCATGCAGCGCTCGGGCATGGGCCAGGTTGCGGGGCGGGGCGAATTG includes these proteins:
- a CDS encoding recombinase family protein, with the protein product MAIFGYGRVSTAAQTSENQRLELEQSGYALDFWFTDTVSGKTCATQRPGFREMLGKIRDGETLLVSKLDRLGRDAVDVLQTVRLLESRRIRVLVHQLGASDLTSPAGKLLISMLAAVAEMERDLLIERTQAGLTRAREAGKQLGRPPRLSQEQRSQVALGAGSGLSISALAKRYGVSRATIAKVIQN
- a CDS encoding site-specific integrase; protein product: MAKSFRLYRRPSGIYVLRVAVPSIYAGHLGQKEIHLSSKTNRLSSARHFAAFLECYWENFIKDWRLTQLSDIEFLSSRGLISLLELSQTANIPVDRILREMINNNIPATLLASSIYGITIDDHTQLDREDGSIVLDSARAFGSHTLYTGPLKPFNTNHTVIHLLEHGEYEEHAFKIPNKGRAAFFPEQKGITINAKSLLILKIHALRLFPHLLPNSNVEKINHTNKAEDHSTHSAALSKKVESSDFCNPRHASRKASEIVKLFIEQKRADWKISQQNKMDSMCKTFIELTEDPYLGEIDRTTIRKYEALLRQTPENNYLATRKYKTNSLLKIIELTKDSSEIRASEKKVRLYINKISEFFTWAVSERFMIANPASRIIGRSKTLERTQDQRALLEKEDLDLIFSADWFKHGSGSKNKHGRYHQFQPFYYWLPLLALYTGARINELAQLDLADIIEYEKGKYLLSINENNEELATDRETDKKLKNENSIRNIPIHTKLVDLGLIDYKTRLEQAGQTRLFPELKRDPIKGYGKAAGSWFNERFLGKRLGIKRDGKKSYHSFRHTFLTMLEELQAPSRIRSELAGHQRGETITETRYTKDSQTSNASKYVEKLSFDLPTIASFNCEAGIDALTDALRRKGKNV
- a CDS encoding M4 family metallopeptidase, with the translated sequence MSRNQGTYQGVIPPYILGRIIDHGDEHQRSCALTTLSHVQSLLHNPGRPGVRQAPVGALPRTDDASPQRSIFDAGNAMQLPGRLVRQEGQAPVSDVAVDEAYDHLGATFTFFNEVFGRNSIDGQGLPLAGTVHYGQEYQNAFWNGEQMVFGDGDGEIFNRFTIALDVIAHELAHGVTESEAGLVYFNQSGALNESVSDVFGILVKQYQLKQTAAEADWIIGAGLLTDRIKGKGLRSMAEPGTAYDDPTLGKDPQPGHMRDYIETREDNGGVHLNSGIPNRAFYLAAVALGGYAWEKAGPIWYDTLCDSRLANDADFAAFARLTVSNAGRRFGAESAEVAAVQEAWAGVGVTLI
- a CDS encoding protealysin inhibitor emfourin codes for the protein MRELPPLGKDTVVRLSRQGGFAPLHALSKPREIEFGQYDSTQRGRICSVLERCLPESGEPTQVGRGDQRYFKVELRFRPQPAEQEGELTLLIPEDRAPSELVRLWDKGLVE